In Hahella sp. HNIBRBA332, the genomic window TGGCGAAGCCGTGATCCACCAGCGGAGAATCATAAACGCTGATGGCGGGAATGCCGCGAATGGTGGTCAGGCGCGAGTACAGCAAGTTGAAGCTGAAGAAATCCGGAATAACGTAAGCGGTAACGGTGGTGTCCGCGAGTCTGTCCATCATGTCTTTGATTCTACGCTCAGCGCACATTGGCAGAGTGATGTAAATGGTGTCGACCTTGCCGCTATGGACATCCTCATAGAGTTTGTCAAAGCCGCCGCACAGCGCTTTTTCTTCAATAGTGACGCGTCGCGTCAAATCCGTCATATCTACACGGTCGTCGTAAAAGCCGGCGAGCTTATAGCCGAGCCAGGGCATATTGCTCAGAGAGTCGTAGAGTCTGACGCCCAGCGTTGTGGCCCCGACAATACCAACGCGTTTGGAGCTGACATTGCGTCTGCGGATGCTGAACAGCGCGAAGCGACGCAACAAGTGCAGACTGACCAAGCCTGTTGGTACAGCGATCGCCCAATACGCCAGCGCCTCCAAATTAATGTTCGGCAAAAGGCCCAGGATGGCGAAAGGCGAGATCAGCACCAATGCGAACATCCAGGATCTAACGACATACCATGCAAGCTTGCCGGTAGTCAGGCCGCGCATAAGATAATAAATCTGGCTAATTTCCGCACAAAAGCCGAACGTAATAACGAACATGATGCTCAGCCAGGAATAAGATTCATTCCAGGCCACATCAAAAAGCGCTAACGTTCCCAGCAAGCAAAAATGGATAGCCAAGCTATCTATTGCGCGAAATAGAGCGAGAATTTTTGAATATTGCGGCCGAATCAGTGGCGACATGCCAGAGCTTAGCTCCGGTTCAGTCTTCGAACCGCTAAATTGAAAGATTCCCATGATCAGTAACTCCTCCTGGACGCCGGCGAAACAGGATTCCGGCCTGCTAGACTCTCTTTATAAAGGCATTTTTCGGGCCACAACATAAACTGCGCTTATTTATATATATGCGTATATTCCACAGTGCTATAAATGCACTGATTTGGTGACTGCTTATTACGTTGTGACCCAACTCCGTACATGTTCGGCTAACTATACAGTGATCAGATTACATATTTTTTATTAAATAAAACTCAGAACGAGGATCGGCGACTAAACTAACGATTATTTTGTATTCCGTAAATCGGACATTTAGCCATATTTTCAATTAGATTGTTTATTTGCGACGGCAATACCAATCTCCGCCAAACTCTAAAATTCCCTGCGGCAAATGCGTTTGCTCCACCAGTTTATTAAAGTGGTATAAATTGATCGTTAACTTTGCATTCATCGTTTTCATGACAGGTTTGTCCGCCTTAAAAACGATAACTGACGGCATTTCCGAGTCGTAAAAATCTTTTAGGTCGGCTTTGGCGTGGAGCACAAGTTTATGCGTAAGTTTACTAAATTCAACTGTTATTTCACCTGAGCAGGCATCCAGAGTCTTGCGTACGCTCAATCCTTCGATTGATGGATAAAATGTCACGTTTTCTGTTGGTGACTTATACTTGCCCGCCCAGAGTTCTATTGGAACTCCTCCGTCTTCTCCGCCTGAAAACATCAGCCTGGCCTTATCCGACGTCGCCATAATATACGCGAAGCCTTTTCCTTGATTTATGGTCCATAGCTTATCGATATAGGCGAGAGCTTGTCCTTCATGAGAGACAGACTGATCGCTATATGCATAACGGGTCAGGGTGCCGAGGCTAAACACGAACCAGCGATTTTGTATAAATGGCAACTCGCCAATAAGCCCAAATGGGGTGGCTCCCGGGTTTGGCCAACCCCAGTAATGATCATGGGTTCCAAGCCTTTCTGATGCGAAATAGAGATCAGGAAGGGTCAGCTCAATACGATTTTGATTCGCTTCCACCACGCCTGGGATGCTATAGCTGAAGGCATAGGGATCATTTGGATCGCCGCC contains:
- a CDS encoding undecaprenyl-phosphate glucose phosphotransferase — its product is MGIFQFSGSKTEPELSSGMSPLIRPQYSKILALFRAIDSLAIHFCLLGTLALFDVAWNESYSWLSIMFVITFGFCAEISQIYYLMRGLTTGKLAWYVVRSWMFALVLISPFAILGLLPNINLEALAYWAIAVPTGLVSLHLLRRFALFSIRRRNVSSKRVGIVGATTLGVRLYDSLSNMPWLGYKLAGFYDDRVDMTDLTRRVTIEEKALCGGFDKLYEDVHSGKVDTIYITLPMCAERRIKDMMDRLADTTVTAYVIPDFFSFNLLYSRLTTIRGIPAISVYDSPLVDHGFAKRMTDIALGLFFIMVTAIPMLIIAAAVKLTSPGPVLFKQTRYGIGGGPIKVWKFRSMTVCQDGDNIQQATKNDSRLTKIGGFLRRTSLDELPQFFNVLGGSMSIVGPRPHAVAHNEYYRQHIKGYMLRHKVKPGITGLAQVNGFRGETAEMKDMSGRIWYDLEYIRHWSLSMDFKIIFMTVFKGFVGKKAY